From Streptomyces asiaticus, one genomic window encodes:
- a CDS encoding L-talarate/galactarate dehydratase: MVTTSHTATHAAQQAGEATLDRVSWIRVSSVVLPLATPISDAKVLTGRQKAMTEVAFLFVELATEEGHEGIGFSYSKRAGGPGQFAHAQEIAPTLLGEDPSDIAKIWTKLVWAGASVGRSGLSTQAIAAFDIALWDLKAKRAGLPLAKLLGAHRDTVRCYNTSGGFLHTPTEQLLENATASLASGIGGIKIKVGQPDGKEDLRRLTAVREHLGDDVPLMVDANQQWDRPTAQRMGRAFEEFGLVWIEEPLDAYDAAGHAALAASLDTSVATGEMLASVAEHWELIRHNAADIIQPDAPRIGGITQFLKLATLAEQHHLQLAPHFAMEIHLHLAAAYPQEPWVEHFDWLEPLFNERLEIRDGRMRVSARPGLGITLSEQARAWTGAKAEFGAR; this comes from the coding sequence GTGGTGACCACATCGCATACGGCAACGCACGCCGCGCAGCAGGCAGGTGAGGCAACCCTCGACCGGGTCTCCTGGATCCGAGTGTCCTCGGTCGTCCTTCCCCTGGCCACTCCCATCAGCGACGCCAAGGTGCTCACCGGGCGCCAGAAGGCGATGACGGAAGTGGCCTTCCTCTTCGTCGAACTCGCCACCGAGGAGGGGCACGAGGGCATCGGCTTCAGCTACTCCAAGCGCGCGGGAGGGCCCGGCCAGTTCGCCCACGCCCAGGAGATCGCGCCCACCCTCCTCGGCGAGGACCCCAGCGACATCGCCAAGATCTGGACGAAACTGGTGTGGGCCGGCGCCTCCGTGGGCCGCAGCGGGCTGTCCACCCAGGCGATCGCGGCCTTCGACATCGCCCTGTGGGACCTCAAGGCCAAGCGGGCCGGGCTGCCGCTGGCCAAGTTGCTGGGCGCCCACCGCGACACCGTCCGCTGCTACAACACCTCCGGTGGCTTTCTGCACACGCCGACCGAGCAGCTGCTGGAGAACGCGACGGCCTCCCTGGCCAGCGGAATCGGCGGTATCAAGATCAAGGTGGGCCAGCCGGACGGCAAGGAGGACCTGCGCCGGCTGACCGCCGTACGGGAGCACCTGGGCGACGACGTACCGCTCATGGTGGACGCCAATCAGCAGTGGGACCGGCCCACCGCGCAGCGCATGGGGCGCGCCTTCGAGGAGTTCGGCCTGGTCTGGATCGAGGAGCCGCTGGACGCCTATGACGCGGCCGGCCACGCGGCCCTCGCCGCCTCGCTGGACACCTCCGTGGCCACCGGGGAGATGCTGGCCAGCGTGGCCGAACACTGGGAGCTGATACGCCACAACGCGGCGGACATCATTCAGCCCGACGCACCGCGCATCGGCGGCATCACCCAGTTCCTCAAGTTGGCCACCCTCGCCGAGCAGCACCATCTGCAACTCGCCCCGCACTTCGCGATGGAGATCCACCTCCATCTCGCGGCCGCCTATCCGCAGGAGCCGTGGGTGGAGCACTTCGACTGGCTGGAGCCGCTGTTCAACGAGCGGCTGGAGATCCGCGACGGCCGGATGCGGGTGTCCGCACGGCCCGGTCTCGGCATCACCCTCAGCGAGCAGGCCCGCGCCTGGACGGGCGCCAAGGCGGAGTTCGGCGCCCGATAA
- a CDS encoding gluconate:H+ symporter translates to MPLVVVGISVAILLFLMTKLKLNGFIALLLVAVGVALVQGVEMEKIPDVLGEGVGGQIGDTMLVVGLGAMVGRVMGDCGAAQRIANTLIDTFGLRWVQVAMVVTAMLIGVTMFYEVAFVIIVPVAFTIVRVTRKNLLWVGLPMSIALSTMHSFLPPHPGPTAVASTFHASVGLTLFYGLFIAVPAGALIALVWPRLPFVRRMDPEIPKGLVSERTFTEEEMPGLGWSLSVALVPVVLIAGAAVTDMAVSGDSPVLHFITFIGSAPIALLLTLLLAVWAFGPRIGRSLSEVSASCNSAAQAMAMILLVIGAGGAFKNVLVEGGISDYIKDLTDDWSISPIVLAWLIAVVLRVALGSATVAVVTAAGVVQPLLENSGVHPELMVLAVSCGSIAFSHVNDPGFWMFKEYFNLSVIDAIKARTTYTTVLAVLGLGGVLAVEAALEALNV, encoded by the coding sequence ATGCCTCTAGTCGTCGTCGGAATCAGCGTGGCGATCCTGCTGTTCCTCATGACCAAGCTGAAGCTCAACGGCTTCATCGCCCTGCTCCTCGTGGCCGTCGGCGTCGCGCTGGTGCAGGGGGTCGAGATGGAGAAGATCCCCGATGTCCTCGGAGAGGGCGTCGGGGGTCAGATCGGCGACACCATGCTCGTCGTCGGTCTGGGCGCCATGGTCGGCCGGGTCATGGGCGACTGCGGCGCGGCCCAGCGCATAGCCAACACCCTCATCGACACCTTCGGGCTGCGCTGGGTCCAGGTGGCGATGGTGGTCACCGCCATGCTCATCGGCGTGACCATGTTCTACGAGGTGGCCTTCGTCATCATCGTGCCGGTGGCGTTCACCATCGTCCGGGTCACCCGCAAGAACCTGCTGTGGGTCGGGCTTCCGATGTCCATCGCCCTGTCCACCATGCACAGCTTCCTGCCGCCCCACCCCGGGCCCACCGCGGTGGCCTCGACCTTCCACGCCTCCGTCGGCCTGACCCTCTTCTACGGGCTGTTCATCGCCGTTCCGGCCGGTGCGCTGATCGCCCTGGTGTGGCCGCGCCTTCCGTTCGTCCGCCGGATGGACCCCGAGATCCCCAAGGGCCTGGTCAGCGAGCGCACCTTCACCGAGGAGGAGATGCCGGGCCTGGGCTGGTCGCTGTCGGTGGCCCTGGTCCCGGTGGTGCTGATCGCGGGTGCCGCGGTGACCGACATGGCCGTCTCCGGCGACAGCCCGGTCCTGCACTTCATCACCTTCATCGGATCGGCGCCGATCGCCCTGCTGCTGACCCTGCTGCTGGCGGTGTGGGCGTTCGGCCCGCGGATCGGCCGGAGCCTGTCCGAGGTCAGCGCCTCCTGCAACTCCGCCGCCCAGGCGATGGCGATGATCCTGCTGGTCATCGGGGCCGGTGGCGCGTTCAAGAATGTCCTGGTCGAGGGCGGGATATCCGACTACATCAAGGACCTCACCGACGACTGGTCCATCTCGCCGATCGTCCTCGCCTGGCTCATCGCCGTCGTCCTGCGGGTGGCGCTCGGATCCGCCACGGTCGCCGTGGTCACCGCCGCCGGTGTGGTGCAGCCGCTCCTGGAGAACAGCGGAGTCCACCCCGAGCTGATGGTCCTCGCCGTCTCCTGCGGATCGATCGCCTTCAGCCATGTGAACGACCCCGGCTTCTGGATGTTCAAGGAGTACTTCAACCTCTCCGTCATCGACGCCATCAAGGCGCGTACCACCTACACCACCGTGCTCGCGGTCCTCGGCCTCGGCGGCGTGCTGGCCGTCGAGGCCGCCCTCGAAGCACTCAATGTCTGA
- a CDS encoding enolase C-terminal domain-like protein: MSQPTVTSFSVYPVAGRDSMELNLSGAHGPYFTRNVVVLEDSEGRTGLGEVPGGEKITQTLRDAESLVVGARVGDYKRVLREIGQRFGDRDAGGRGTQTFDLRTTVHAVTAVESALLDLLGQHLEVPVAALLGDGQQRDSVRVLGYLFYVGDPDRTDLEYVREPDADAEWYRIRREEALTPEAIVRQAEATYDLYGFADFKLKGGVLEGNDEVKAVRALKERFPEARITLDPNGAWSLREAIELCRPLLGTLAYAEDPCGAEDGYSGREILAEFRRATGLPTATNMIATDWRQMTHALALQSVSIPLADPHFWTMQGSVRVAQLCHEMGLTWGCHSNNHFDISLAMVAHCGAAAPGAYNALDTHWIWQEGLERLTVEPPRIAGGEIAIPDAPGLGIRLDRDRLLAAHALYQEKALGARDDAVGMRYLIPGWTFDNKRPCLVR, encoded by the coding sequence ATGAGCCAGCCGACCGTCACCTCGTTCTCCGTCTATCCGGTCGCCGGCCGGGACAGCATGGAGCTGAACCTCTCCGGCGCCCACGGCCCCTACTTCACCCGGAACGTGGTGGTCCTCGAGGACTCCGAGGGCCGTACCGGACTGGGCGAGGTGCCCGGCGGTGAGAAGATCACCCAGACCCTGCGGGACGCCGAATCCCTCGTCGTCGGGGCGCGGGTGGGCGACTACAAGCGGGTGCTGCGCGAGATCGGGCAGCGGTTCGGCGACCGCGACGCCGGGGGCCGGGGCACCCAGACCTTCGATCTGCGCACCACCGTGCACGCCGTCACCGCCGTCGAATCGGCCCTGCTGGACCTCCTCGGGCAGCATCTGGAGGTGCCCGTCGCGGCGCTCCTGGGCGACGGGCAGCAGCGCGACTCGGTACGGGTCCTGGGCTATCTGTTCTACGTCGGCGACCCCGACCGGACCGACCTGGAGTACGTCCGCGAGCCCGACGCCGACGCCGAGTGGTACCGCATCCGCCGCGAGGAGGCGCTCACCCCCGAGGCGATCGTCCGTCAGGCCGAGGCCACCTACGATCTCTACGGCTTTGCGGACTTCAAGCTCAAGGGCGGGGTTCTGGAGGGAAACGATGAGGTCAAGGCGGTACGGGCGCTCAAGGAGCGGTTCCCCGAGGCCCGTATCACCCTCGACCCCAACGGCGCCTGGTCGCTGCGTGAGGCGATCGAACTGTGCCGGCCGCTGCTCGGCACGCTCGCCTACGCCGAGGACCCGTGCGGCGCCGAGGACGGCTACTCCGGCCGGGAGATCCTGGCCGAGTTCCGGCGCGCCACCGGACTGCCCACGGCCACCAACATGATCGCCACGGACTGGCGGCAGATGACCCACGCACTGGCGTTGCAGTCCGTCTCCATCCCGCTGGCCGACCCCCACTTCTGGACCATGCAGGGGTCGGTACGGGTGGCCCAGCTCTGCCATGAGATGGGCCTGACCTGGGGCTGCCACTCCAACAACCACTTCGACATCTCCCTGGCGATGGTGGCCCACTGCGGAGCCGCCGCCCCGGGCGCGTACAACGCCCTGGACACCCACTGGATCTGGCAGGAGGGGCTGGAGCGGCTCACCGTCGAACCGCCGCGGATCGCCGGCGGTGAGATCGCCATCCCGGACGCCCCCGGGCTGGGCATCCGGCTCGACCGCGACCGGCTCCTCGCCGCCCACGCCCTCTACCAGGAGAAGGCGCTGGGGGCGCGGGACGACGCGGTCGGCATGCGCTATCTCATTCCGGGCTGGACCTTCGACAACAAGCGGCCCTGCCTGGTGCGTTAG
- a CDS encoding roadblock/LC7 domain-containing protein, whose translation MRLTLRQRTERKWLLAAEPEVLEELRRLRARVTHVTGALAATSDGVVLAHDTATVEPEGVAALTAAALGVAQSLAGATGRGAFRELLVRGENGYVATYAAGSTAVLTVLAGDRTNVGRLHMEARRSGARLADLVGVALSRAEQP comes from the coding sequence ATGAGGCTCACCCTGCGGCAGCGCACGGAGCGTAAGTGGCTGCTGGCCGCCGAGCCCGAAGTGCTGGAGGAGCTGCGCCGGCTGCGGGCCCGGGTGACCCATGTGACCGGCGCGCTCGCCGCCACCAGCGACGGCGTGGTGCTGGCGCACGACACGGCCACCGTCGAGCCCGAGGGCGTGGCGGCGCTGACCGCCGCGGCCCTCGGGGTGGCGCAGTCGCTGGCGGGTGCCACCGGGCGGGGCGCCTTCCGTGAGCTGCTGGTCCGCGGTGAGAACGGCTATGTGGCCACCTACGCCGCGGGTTCCACGGCCGTGCTGACCGTACTGGCCGGTGACCGTACCAACGTCGGCCGCCTCCACATGGAGGCCCGGCGCTCGGGCGCCCGTCTCGCCGATCTGGTGGGCGTCGCCCTCAGCAGGGCCGAGCAGCCCTGA
- a CDS encoding DUF4142 domain-containing protein: MRSRYFVTGTSLLIGSVVVTLGVIMSPVLTGVQQTNQTNLAKTSSTQYGPLTGADRDFVVKVRLAGLWEYPVGQLALKKGTTAAVKTAGEHLIVGHAQLDEASRDIAPKLGITLPNKPTPQQQGFLDTLTAATGKNFDSQMAQILRITHGQIFSSIAKIRATSKNTLVRQLATQANNTVLDHITQMENTGMVDYERLPAQITSTPTQGPNFTKPVMPKPGEPMVVLKKPASLEGKGEPPTASPPAPVDDAPGASASPATPGATSSPSAPTVP, encoded by the coding sequence ATGCGATCCCGGTACTTCGTCACAGGTACCTCCCTCCTCATAGGTTCCGTGGTGGTCACCCTCGGTGTGATCATGTCGCCCGTCCTGACGGGTGTGCAGCAGACGAACCAGACGAACCTGGCGAAGACGAGCTCGACCCAGTACGGACCGCTCACCGGCGCCGACCGGGACTTCGTGGTCAAGGTCCGGCTCGCCGGGCTGTGGGAGTACCCCGTCGGTCAGCTGGCCCTCAAGAAGGGCACCACGGCGGCGGTGAAGACGGCCGGTGAACATCTGATCGTGGGGCATGCGCAACTGGACGAAGCCTCGCGCGACATCGCCCCCAAACTCGGCATCACCCTGCCCAACAAGCCCACACCGCAGCAGCAGGGGTTCCTGGACACCCTCACGGCCGCCACGGGCAAGAACTTCGACAGCCAGATGGCCCAGATCCTGCGCATCACCCACGGCCAGATCTTCAGCTCCATCGCCAAGATCCGGGCGACCAGCAAGAACACCCTGGTGCGTCAGCTCGCCACCCAGGCCAACAACACGGTGCTGGACCACATCACGCAGATGGAGAACACCGGGATGGTCGACTACGAGCGGCTTCCCGCCCAGATCACCTCGACCCCGACCCAGGGTCCGAACTTCACCAAGCCGGTGATGCCCAAGCCCGGTGAGCCCATGGTCGTCCTGAAGAAGCCGGCCTCGCTCGAGGGCAAGGGCGAACCGCCCACGGCGTCCCCGCCCGCCCCGGTCGACGACGCGCCGGGCGCCTCGGCCTCCCCGGCCACTCCGGGCGCCACCTCCTCCCCCTCCGCGCCCACCGTTCCGTAA
- a CDS encoding LysR substrate-binding domain-containing protein, with protein sequence MNLSLQQLRGFVAVAEERHFGRAAARLNMTQPPLTRQIQALERALDVVLFERTGRGARITAAGRVFLDHCHRVLALLDAAPTATRRAAEGRTGTLRLAFTAIGAYAILADVLDLVKRHLPDVTVELTELVSPDQFAALSELRIDLGLVRPPIPEGYASLLVHSEDLVLAVPSGHPLAHDDGAPVALTDVADDYIGYSPEGSRYLHDICAAMIGVDRYAVSQLTSQVPTMLALVRAGLGCALIPRSIMTMGVHGVRYRELAPADAHSVTLHACWSPDSPNPALQRLVDVLNQERSGGGCEIGHMRR encoded by the coding sequence ATGAACCTCTCCCTGCAACAGCTCCGCGGCTTCGTGGCGGTGGCGGAGGAGCGGCACTTCGGCCGCGCCGCCGCCCGCCTCAATATGACCCAGCCCCCGCTGACCCGTCAGATCCAGGCGCTGGAACGCGCCCTGGACGTCGTCCTGTTCGAGCGCACCGGACGAGGCGCCCGGATCACCGCGGCGGGCCGGGTCTTCCTCGACCACTGCCACCGGGTACTGGCGCTGCTGGACGCCGCGCCGACCGCCACCCGCCGCGCCGCCGAGGGCCGCACCGGCACCCTGCGGCTGGCCTTCACCGCGATCGGCGCGTACGCCATCCTGGCCGACGTGCTGGACCTGGTGAAGCGGCATCTCCCCGATGTCACCGTCGAGTTGACCGAACTGGTCAGCCCCGATCAGTTCGCCGCCCTCTCCGAGCTGCGCATCGACCTGGGTCTGGTGCGGCCGCCCATCCCCGAGGGGTACGCCTCGCTCCTGGTCCACTCCGAGGACCTCGTCCTCGCGGTCCCCTCCGGCCATCCGCTGGCCCACGACGACGGCGCCCCCGTCGCCCTGACCGACGTGGCCGACGACTACATCGGGTACAGCCCCGAGGGCTCGCGCTATCTGCACGACATCTGCGCCGCGATGATCGGCGTGGACCGCTACGCCGTCAGCCAGTTGACCTCCCAGGTCCCCACCATGCTCGCCCTGGTCCGCGCCGGCCTGGGCTGCGCCTTGATCCCCCGCTCGATCATGACCATGGGGGTCCACGGTGTCCGCTACCGCGAACTGGCCCCGGCCGACGCCCACTCCGTCACCCTCCACGCCTGCTGGAGCCCGGACAGCCCCAACCCGGCCCTCCAGCGGCTGGTGGACGTCCTCAACCAGGAGCGCTCGGGAGGCGGCTGTGAGATAGGCCATATGCGACGGTAA
- a CDS encoding hydroxyacid dehydrogenase has protein sequence MSRLAVAMTPQRAADVISPEARRLMEKRYEVSWADEPLTADVVARLAAGSDVLLTSWGTPRLDRAIWAGGGGPRVVAHAAGTVKKLIDREVLDQGVAVFSAARRIAWSVGEYCLAAMLTLARRLPLFDTAIRAGGWKQSGFRGGELTGRRVGVLGASSTARALITLLRPFRCDVVVYDPYLDQEAAAALGVRTATLEEALGCPFVSVHVPDLPDTRGLVSARLIERIPDHAVVVNSARGPAVDQAALLEHVLAGRLFAALDVFDPEPPRLGESVLSCPNLLLTPHIAGDTVDGHLALAGYVLADVADWLDKGVRGPSFVDPASWPIAA, from the coding sequence TTGTCCAGACTCGCCGTCGCCATGACCCCCCAGCGTGCCGCCGATGTGATCAGCCCCGAGGCCCGGCGGCTGATGGAGAAACGTTACGAGGTGAGCTGGGCCGATGAGCCGCTGACCGCGGATGTGGTCGCCCGGCTCGCCGCCGGCAGCGATGTGCTGCTGACCAGCTGGGGCACACCCCGTCTTGACCGGGCGATCTGGGCCGGTGGCGGTGGCCCCCGGGTGGTGGCGCACGCCGCGGGGACGGTGAAGAAGCTCATCGACCGCGAGGTGCTCGACCAGGGTGTCGCGGTCTTCTCGGCCGCCCGGCGGATCGCCTGGTCGGTGGGGGAGTACTGCCTGGCGGCGATGCTCACCCTGGCCCGCAGGCTGCCGCTGTTCGACACCGCGATCCGCGCCGGTGGCTGGAAGCAGAGCGGCTTCCGGGGCGGTGAACTCACCGGCCGCCGGGTGGGCGTTCTCGGCGCGAGCTCCACGGCCCGCGCCCTGATCACCCTGCTCAGGCCGTTCCGCTGCGATGTGGTGGTGTACGACCCGTATCTGGACCAGGAGGCGGCCGCCGCGCTGGGGGTGCGGACCGCCACGCTGGAGGAGGCGCTCGGCTGCCCGTTCGTCTCCGTCCATGTGCCCGACCTCCCCGACACCCGTGGCCTGGTGAGCGCCCGGCTCATCGAGCGGATCCCCGATCACGCCGTGGTCGTCAACTCCGCCCGGGGACCGGCCGTCGACCAGGCCGCGCTGCTCGAACACGTCCTGGCGGGGCGGCTGTTCGCCGCGCTGGACGTCTTCGACCCCGAGCCGCCGCGGCTCGGCGAGTCCGTGCTGAGCTGCCCCAATCTGCTGCTCACCCCGCATATCGCCGGGGACACCGTGGACGGGCATCTGGCGCTGGCCGGATATGTGCTGGCGGATGTGGCCGACTGGCTGGACAAGGGCGTCCGCGGTCCGAGCTTCGTGGACCCCGCCTCCTGGCCCATCGCCGCCTGA
- a CDS encoding mandelate racemase/muconate lactonizing enzyme family protein has protein sequence MSRITAVEVFPVAVPFARRFVLGSGAVGTPDQAGSVVFVKLTTEDGVVGWGEQRALPSWSYETAETIAVVIKRHLAPILLELTPFDVELFHTRASRRLSPAVSNGFPFARAAVDIALHDAAGKLAGLPVHALLGGKLRDTVPLCSAIGVGDPAAVREHAHQSSDYTAYKVKIGGDPVADTAAITAVAEVAAGKPLWLDANQSYRPTALIRLLDAVREVPHLTCVEQPVPGTDTLALRRVRDLIGLPVAIDEGSFTAQDLARTLRLDAADLVVVKICKSGGLRNALKTAQVALAGGLEVLASGLTDCGIGFAAALHLFSQLELALPAELNGPELLADLYVENLDIVAATATVPSGPGLGVEVDEERIRAEAMDLAWS, from the coding sequence ATGTCGCGTATCACGGCGGTCGAGGTCTTCCCCGTGGCCGTGCCGTTCGCCCGGCGGTTCGTGCTGGGCAGCGGCGCCGTCGGCACCCCCGACCAGGCGGGGTCGGTCGTCTTCGTCAAGCTGACCACCGAGGACGGGGTGGTCGGCTGGGGCGAACAGCGCGCCCTGCCCAGCTGGAGCTATGAGACCGCCGAGACGATCGCCGTCGTCATCAAGCGCCATCTGGCCCCCATCCTGCTCGAACTCACCCCGTTCGACGTGGAGTTGTTCCACACCCGGGCGAGCCGTCGGCTGAGCCCCGCGGTGTCCAACGGCTTTCCGTTCGCCCGCGCCGCGGTGGACATCGCCCTGCACGACGCGGCCGGCAAACTGGCCGGGCTGCCGGTCCACGCCCTGCTGGGCGGCAAGCTCCGGGACACGGTGCCGCTGTGCTCGGCCATCGGGGTGGGCGACCCCGCCGCCGTCCGCGAGCACGCCCACCAGTCCTCGGACTACACCGCCTACAAGGTGAAGATCGGCGGCGATCCCGTGGCGGACACCGCGGCCATCACCGCCGTCGCGGAGGTCGCCGCGGGCAAACCCCTCTGGCTGGACGCCAATCAGTCCTACCGGCCGACCGCCCTCATCCGCCTGTTGGACGCGGTGCGCGAGGTGCCGCACCTGACGTGCGTGGAGCAGCCCGTGCCGGGCACCGACACCCTCGCCCTGCGCCGGGTCCGGGACCTGATCGGCCTGCCGGTGGCCATCGACGAGGGGAGCTTCACCGCCCAGGACCTGGCCCGCACACTCCGCCTCGACGCCGCCGATCTGGTGGTCGTGAAGATCTGCAAATCCGGCGGGCTGCGCAACGCCCTGAAGACCGCCCAGGTCGCGCTGGCGGGCGGCCTTGAGGTGCTGGCCAGCGGGCTGACCGACTGCGGTATCGGCTTCGCGGCCGCGCTGCACCTGTTCAGCCAGCTGGAACTGGCCCTGCCCGCCGAACTGAACGGACCGGAGCTGCTGGCCGACCTCTACGTGGAGAACCTGGACATCGTCGCGGCCACCGCCACCGTCCCCTCCGGTCCCGGCCTCGGCGTCGAGGTCGACGAGGAACGCATCCGCGCCGAAGCCATGGACCTGGCCTGGTCCTGA
- a CDS encoding ABC transporter substrate-binding protein → MSSSFPRRALLKGAALGGLATTGALSGCSSGPPPGTATWSMWSSSPEENRVWADFGRYVERRMHIRSASTLTPSDGYPTKLDLQLVSGTAGMVTALNGWLIPTYASRGAHRPLDDLIAADPDFDLDDFYPAIRSISSFADHTYAIGFDVAPTVLYYNRTLLERNGVDPPSPTEPMSWDTFRDLAIELSKPKDQYGFTCAPTIDDLVSWIYCAGGDVLDGDRDTSPLDAPEALQAIHYVVDLFVKDRVTPPIDNLVAQNASGASLANFLQGNVAFMQNGPWQVLNVRKAPFTWDIVPFPAGPAGSTPRVSGSGFAIPSGVKDDDLDLAWRLLKTLTSTGALNIYARAGRNNPARVSAASAFEPPPANLGIVQRILKGEVAGGHPFNVTTNWNRVRLLLGQDLPRAFLGQVSAREAIDGVMPRLNALMRQHRDAVRQAT, encoded by the coding sequence ATGTCTTCCAGCTTTCCCCGGCGTGCCCTGCTCAAGGGGGCGGCCCTCGGCGGGCTCGCCACCACGGGAGCCCTCAGCGGCTGCTCCTCCGGCCCGCCACCCGGCACGGCCACCTGGTCCATGTGGTCCAGCAGCCCGGAGGAGAACCGGGTCTGGGCCGACTTCGGACGCTATGTCGAGCGGCGCATGCACATCAGATCGGCCTCGACCCTCACCCCCTCCGACGGCTATCCCACCAAGCTCGACCTCCAGCTCGTCAGCGGAACGGCCGGTATGGTCACCGCCCTGAACGGCTGGCTGATCCCCACCTACGCCTCACGCGGCGCACACCGGCCGCTGGACGATCTCATCGCCGCGGACCCCGACTTCGACCTCGACGACTTCTACCCCGCCATCCGGTCCATCTCCTCGTTCGCCGACCACACCTACGCCATCGGCTTCGACGTGGCACCGACCGTGCTCTACTACAACAGGACGCTGCTGGAGCGGAACGGCGTCGATCCGCCGTCCCCGACCGAGCCCATGAGCTGGGACACCTTCCGCGATCTGGCCATCGAGCTGAGCAAGCCGAAGGACCAGTACGGCTTCACCTGCGCCCCGACCATCGACGACCTGGTGTCCTGGATCTACTGCGCCGGCGGCGATGTCCTCGACGGAGACCGTGACACCAGCCCCCTGGACGCCCCGGAGGCACTTCAGGCGATCCACTACGTGGTCGACCTGTTCGTCAAGGACCGGGTCACCCCGCCGATCGACAATCTCGTCGCCCAGAACGCCTCCGGCGCCTCCCTGGCCAACTTCCTCCAGGGCAATGTGGCATTCATGCAGAACGGGCCGTGGCAGGTGCTCAACGTCCGCAAGGCCCCCTTCACATGGGACATCGTGCCCTTCCCCGCGGGACCGGCCGGATCCACACCGCGGGTCTCGGGCTCCGGCTTCGCCATCCCCTCGGGCGTCAAGGACGACGACCTCGACCTGGCGTGGCGGCTGCTGAAGACCCTCACCAGCACGGGCGCGCTGAACATCTACGCACGGGCCGGGCGCAACAACCCCGCGCGGGTCTCCGCCGCGAGCGCCTTCGAACCGCCGCCCGCCAATCTCGGCATCGTCCAGCGGATCCTGAAGGGCGAGGTCGCCGGCGGCCATCCCTTCAACGTCACCACCAACTGGAACCGCGTCCGGCTGCTGCTGGGCCAGGACCTGCCCCGGGCCTTCCTCGGCCAGGTGAGCGCCCGCGAAGCGATCGACGGTGTGATGCCACGGCTGAACGCCCTGATGCGCCAGCACCGGGACGCCGTCCGCCAGGCCACCTGA
- a CDS encoding carbohydrate ABC transporter permease, with product MAVETPAAATAAPRRPPRGPLRRPRFWRHGSETVAAWLFLLPSLAGFLVFTAGPVVAAGVISLLDWNLFSPPHFIGLDNFARLGPDTTFWSALGNTAYFTFVSVPLTLLVSLGLALLLNQGLRRMAVFRSLLLLPYATITVAVAFVWVWLYIPHDGLINAVLGAFGIDGPAWLVSDDWAMPALILMSVWKSFGFGMVIFLAGLQVIPQQLYEAARVDGASPWRTFRAVTLPLLSPSVFFTVVTSIIGSFQVFDQALVMTDGGPGSSTTTLVMYIYRTGFQNYEQGYAAAQSMVLFAFIVVITAAQFLLQRRLVHYDL from the coding sequence ATGGCTGTCGAAACCCCCGCCGCGGCGACCGCCGCCCCACGGCGCCCCCCGCGTGGCCCGCTGCGCCGCCCCCGGTTCTGGCGGCACGGCTCGGAGACGGTGGCCGCCTGGCTGTTCCTGCTGCCGAGCCTGGCCGGATTCCTGGTCTTCACCGCCGGGCCGGTGGTCGCGGCCGGGGTGATCTCGCTGCTGGACTGGAACCTGTTCAGCCCGCCCCACTTCATCGGGCTCGACAACTTCGCCCGGCTCGGCCCGGACACCACCTTCTGGTCGGCGCTCGGCAACACCGCGTACTTCACCTTCGTCAGTGTGCCGCTGACGCTGCTGGTCAGCCTGGGCCTGGCGCTGCTGCTCAACCAGGGGCTGCGGCGCATGGCGGTGTTCCGGTCGCTGCTCCTGCTGCCCTACGCGACGATCACCGTGGCGGTGGCCTTCGTCTGGGTCTGGCTCTACATCCCGCACGACGGGCTGATCAACGCGGTGCTCGGCGCCTTCGGGATCGACGGCCCGGCCTGGCTGGTCTCGGACGACTGGGCCATGCCCGCCCTCATCCTGATGAGCGTCTGGAAGAGCTTCGGCTTCGGCATGGTGATCTTTCTCGCCGGGTTGCAGGTCATTCCACAGCAGCTCTACGAGGCGGCCAGAGTGGACGGCGCCTCGCCCTGGCGGACCTTCCGCGCGGTGACGCTGCCCCTGCTGTCGCCCTCGGTGTTCTTCACCGTGGTCACCTCGATCATCGGCTCCTTCCAGGTCTTCGACCAGGCGCTGGTGATGACGGACGGCGGGCCGGGATCCAGCACCACCACGCTCGTGATGTACATCTACCGGACCGGATTCCAGAACTACGAGCAGGGCTACGCGGCCGCGCAATCGATGGTGCTGTTCGCCTTCATCGTCGTCATCACCGCGGCGCAGTTCCTGCTCCAGCGGAGGCTGGTGCACTATGACCTCTGA